The Dyadobacter sp. 676 DNA window ATTACACCGCTGCCGTGCTCACAACCGGCAGCGTGGAGCTGACCACCCGGGGTCAATCGCTTTTCGGCTCGGAAAAAACGAAGATCACGCCGGGTACCCGCGCAGTCTACGATCAGCAGCAGGCCACATTGCAAACTGGGCAGGTGGACGTGCAGGAATATGTGTCGTGGAAGGACGGCTACCTCGTGCTGAACAGCGCCCCGCTGACCGAGATTTTAAAAAAACTGTCGCGGTATTACCGTGTTGATATTATTCTAAAACAACCGAAACTCGCGGGTGTGCGGTTTGGCGGAACGCTGGACTTGCAGGAAAACATTCGCGATATACTCGAAGCGATCTCGGTGAGTACCGGGCTCAATTACAAACAACAATCTAGCGAAAGGAGGTACGTATTGGAGGAAAGCACTATCAGACCATAAAAAACGGGAAACGCGGCAACGTTTCCCGATCCTTCACACTTGCCGGCAAGCAAGTGATCCTTAAACCATTGTATTAACAAAAGTCGAATCAAATTTATGAAAAAATTTGACCGGAAAGGGTATTTCCCTTTCGGAAAGTTGCACCCATCAAAACTGCTGAGAATCATGAAACTGACAGTTCTGCTGTTATGGGTCGGGATGATGAGCGTGCATGCAACGGGGTATTCTCAGAAAAGCCGGATGGATGTCAAAATCCGGAATGGAAATCTGGCTACGCTGTTCAGGCAGATTCAGGAACAAACCAGTTATCGTATATTTTACAGGGACGACCTTTTTTCGGGTAAGCAGGAGATCAATGTCAACCTGAACCTGAAAAACCAAACCGTGCCGGCCATTCTGGATGCCGCATTGAAAGGGACCGACCTGACGTATAAGGTAATAGGTAAGCAGATCGCGATCTATAAAAAGGAGGAAAACGACGGGGCCGCTCCCGTTCATAACAACAACGCCATGCCGGTAATGCCGGAAGCTGTAATCCGCGAGATCACCGGCACGGTTACGGACGCGAAAGGGAATCCGTTGCCCGGTGCGACGGTGATCGTGAAAGGGACCGATAAAGGAACCTCTGCCGACGCTACGGGAAAATTTACGGTGGAAGCCGAGCAGGGCGATATTTTGGTCGTCTCGTTTATCGGCTATTTGAAAAAAGAACAAACGGTTGGCGCACAGACAACGCTTCATATTCAACTGGAAGAAGATTTGAACGGCCTGGAAGAAATCGTGATCGTGGGCTACGGTTCGCAGCGCAAGGCAACCATCACAGGTTCCATAGCGACCATAACGACCGAAGACCTTAAACAAAGTCCTACGGCCAGTATCACCAACGCATTGGCGGGTCGTCTGCCGGGACTGTTCGCCAACCAGTTCAGCGGAGGCGAACCGGGCGTCGACCGGAGCGATATTTTTATCCGGGGCACAGCCACCTATGGGAACAAGGCGCCGATCGTGATCATCGACGGGCTCGAACGGAGCATGGATTACCTCGCGCCTTCGGAGATCGAAACATTCACGATTTTGAAGGATGCATCGGCCACCGCGCCATATGGCGTTCGGGGCGCAAACGGCGTTATCCTGATAACCACAAGGCGCGGAAAGGTGCAGGACAAGGCGACGGTGAATTTCAAAGCTTCGGTGGGGATCAATAAACCGGTAAAATTCCCTACTTACCTCGGTTCGGCGGATTATGCGATGCTTTATAACGAGGCCAGAAGAAATGACAACCCGGAAGCGGACCCCTCGACACTGAACCTTTTTTCGGACCAGGCCATCGCCGATTTCCGCCGTGCAAAGGGCGATAACTCGGACGGGCTGGGTTATAATTGGAATTATTTCGATTATGCATTCAAGCCCGGTGTGCAGCACGATTACAGTTTATCTATTAGCGGTGGATCGTTGAGGGCCAGGTATTTCGTCCTGGCCAACTATTTCCAGCAGGATGGGAACTACCGGCATACGGATCTGACGGCCAATAACACCCAGGCGATCTTCAAGCGGTACAATTTCCGTTCGAATATCGATATCGACATAACGGACAATTTTTACGCCAAACTGGACCTCGGCGCCCGCATTACCGACAGAAATGCACCCGGTACCACAGCCGCGCGCATTGTGGAACTGGCCAACACGCAGCCTTCGTACCTGCCTATTATAGTAGAGCCGAACGACGACCCGGCCAACAAGGTGTACCAGGCCAATAACCCGCTGGGAATGCTCTATGGCGATCAGATTTACCGTTTCAATATCCTTGGAGAGCTCAGCCGCACCGGTTTTTTGAATGAAAAGAATACTTATCTCAATGGTTCGTTTTCGCTGGGACATAAGCTGAATTTCATTACAAAAGGGCTTTCGATCGAAGGGATGTTCTCTTATGACGCGAGTGATGGCGGCTGGATCGACCGCAAGGTCGGCACCTATTCCGAAGGCTACCGCGAATATCCCGGGTATGCCACATTTGTTCCTGTCGCCGGAAGCGACGTGTACCGCACGCCCGGGCATTACACAGGCGCGTACAAGTCTGGTAATAAATACGATATCGACCAGACGATCGGTAACGGTTATGACAACAAAGACAACGAAAGCCGCGCCTATTTGCAGGCCAAACTCGATTACATGCGGAATTTCGGTTTGCATGACGTGACGGGAATGGTGCTTTTCAACCGGTCAAAGCGGGTGATCAACAATCAGGTGCCGTTCAGTTACCAAGGCATTACAGCACGTGCAACCTATGGCTACGACGACCGTTACCTGCTGGAAGTGAATGCGGCCTACAATGGATCGGAAAACTTCGCTAAGGGCAAACGCTATGGCTTTTTCCCTTCGATCGCGGCCGGCTGGGTGCTTACGAAAGAACGGTTTATGGAAAATACCCGGAACTGGCTCAACAACCTGAAAATCCGCGGTTCGTTCGGGTTGGTAGGGAGCGATAAAATCCCTGACGACAAGCGTTTTATCTACCTGCAATACTTCGGCCGGCGCGACGGAGATTACAATTTCGGGACCGACAATTTCGGTTCGGGGGCGGGCGGTTTCTTGCAGGAAGGCGACCTGGCCAATCCTAACCTGACCTGGGAAAAGGCACGTAAAACCAACATCGGTATCGACGCGACATTCCTGAAACACCTTACATTCACGCTGGACCTCTTCCGAGAACACCGGTACGACATTATCACCAACATGGGCGGTGGTAACAAGCTGGGCTTCCCCGATATCGTTGGTAAAGACGCGCCATTCCTGAACTCGGGTATCGTCAATAACAAGGGTTTCGATTTCGAGATCGGCTGGACGGGCAGTATTGGCAAGCATTTTACGTATTTCGTTCGTCCGAACATGACTTTTGCCCGGAACAAGATCGTTTTCATGAACGAGATTCCCTATGCCTCACCGGGAAGGGCCAATACAGGCAAGCGGATCGACGAGCATTTCGATTACATTTTCGACCATTTCGTAGCCAACCAGGAAGAGGCAAACCTGCTCAACGGGATGAACAACGGCAGCGGGTTTCAGTCGTTCGGTACACTCCGGCCGGGGGATGTCGTTTACAAGGATTTGAATAACGACGGAAGAATCGACGACCTGGGCGACCGCACGGCGGTAGGTAACCCGCGCAACCCGGAGCTGATGTTCGGTTTGCCGGTGGGGGGGCGCTTCAAAAACTTCGATTTCAGCGCATTGTTCCAGGGCGCGGCGCGGTCGTCGGTACAACTGTCGGGCGCGGCTGTCTATGACTTCCCGCTGTTCAGCCAGGACAAATACGGCAAAGTAAAACCGATGCACCTGAAACGCTGGACGCCTGAAACCGCCGCCACCGCTACTTATCCCGCATTGCATTTCGGTGACCATAGTAACAACAAGAACGGCAACAGCAGTTTGTTTTTATATGATTCCAAATACGTGCGCCTGAAAACGGTCGAGATAGGTTACAACCTTCCCAAAACCGCTATCAAAAAAATTGGCATCGATAATTTCCGCATTTACGTGCAAGGCATGAACCTGCTGACCTGGGACGGGCTGGGCGATGTGGATATGGACCCCGAGACCCGCGAGGGTTCGGGCGACTGGTACCCGATCCAGAAAGTAGTGAATTTTGGCGTCGATATTTCATTTTGATTAACCTGATATTTTTATGAATACCGGAAAAATACTTACAAGCCTTGCATTGGGCCTTATCACGCTTTCGGGCTGCCAGCAGGATTTCCTCGACCGCAAACCCGACGACCAGGTGGATGCCGAGCAGGTCTTTACCCGTTACAATAAAACCAACCAGCTCGTTACCGACCTGTATGACAACGCGAAGGGTTCCAACAGCCCGCTGGTTTTCTTTTCACATTTCTCGACGGCGCCTGTTACAGACGAGGCCGAAGGTTCGACAGCCGAGGGAAGCCTTACTAACAAATTCAATACCGGCGACTGGAATCCCAACGCCATGCCCGATCGTAGTAGCCGCGGGCAATACTGGTGGGATTTGTACGCCCGCATTCGGAAAGCGAATGTGATACTGGAAGGAGTACGGAAGTATAACACGCCCGATAATCCGCTGCAAGCCGGCGACCTGGCCAAACGGCTCGGTGAAACCTATTTCATGCGCGCCTACTTCCACTACCTGGCCGCGCGCATGTACGGCGAGGTGGTTTACGTTACCAACACCATCCGGCCTACCGATCCGATGGATTTCAAGCAGGAATCTTTCCATGCCATTGCTGCGAAAATCAGCCAGGATTGCGATTCCGCTTTTGCATTGGTGCCCGGTAGCTGGGGCGGTGCGGATTTTGGCCGTGTAGATAAGGGTGCTTGTCTCGGATTGAAAGCGATGATCGCCTGGATGGCCGCCACGCCGATGTGGAACGGCGGCACATTTCCGAACGATACCAGGCAGTTCGCTTCTGAATACACTTACAATGTCAATCGCTGGGTTAAAGCCAAAGAGGCCGCGAAAGCGGTGATCGATTTCAAAGTGGACGGCCGCCAACGTTACAGCCTGTACCAGGGCCACGACGCAACCGATTTCCGCGACGATGCCGGCGTCGATAACAATAACTCGAAAGTCCCTGCGCGGCTTTGGGATCTTTACCACGACATGCAGGCGTTTCAGAATGAGGCTGTTTTCTTTGTTACCCGCGACAAAGATCATAACTGGCAGGGCGATATTTACCCGCCAAGCTGGGGTGGAAGCTCACGCCAAATGCCGGTCCAGGAGCAGGTGGACGAATATGAATACATCGCGCCGAATGGGTATGGCTATCCAGTTTATGGAACCCGTGCCAAATCGGATGGCTACGACGACGGGAATCCTTATGAAAGTGTGAAGAGGGACCCGCGTTTCTACCGCGACATCGTGTACCACGGAGCTACATTCAAGGGGAAAGTAATCAATACGGCCACCGGTCCCGATAAGATCGGTGCGTCGAATTCATCCACAACCGGATATTTCCTACGTAAAATCCTGCGCGAATCGTGGAACCGCGACAAGAGTTTTGCCATCAGCGGTCCGCCGGTATGGCGTTTGCCGGAGTTCATTTACATTTACGCGGAGGCGGTGAATGAGTCGGCGGGGCCTAACGCCGAGATTTACCAAATGCTGAACGATGTGAGAAAACGCTCATTCATGGCGCCGATCCCGCCTGAAGCGCAGACTAACAAGGCTTTGATGGATGAATATATCAAACGCGAAAGAAGGGTTGAGCTTTTTTATGAGAATAACCGCATATGGACATCGCGCCTGTATCTCGAAGCCAGTTCACAAAAAGAGCTCGCACGGGAGCAGGCCTGGCAATCGGCTGGTTCCACGAACGAGCAACGTTCGCAGGCTTACTGGCCGTATCCGAAAACACAGCGGATGATCAATGGTATGAAGCCGGTAGAGGACCCGAATGGCAAAATTGTGGTGGATGGTAAAAAATACCGGATGCAGCGCTATTTCGTAGAGAACCGCGTGTTCGTAGCTCCGAGACATTACCTCTTCCCGATCATGCAGGACGAGTTACAGCGCACACCGACCTTGAAGCAGAATCCGGGGTGGTAAACGTAGACGGCTAACAATACCTGGCTACAAATGACAACACCTGACTATGAATGACTTCGTCGTCATTTGTAGTCAGGTGTTGTCATTTGTTGTCAAGTGTCGTTTGGCTATTCCTTAATACTTTTAATATAAGCGATCGTCTGCGGGATTTGTTTCAGGTACGACGGGCTTTCGTCTTCAATGAAATAATGCTTGATTCCCACCTTTTTAGCAGCCTTCAATGTCGCCGGGATGTCGATCTGGCCGGTTCCTAATGCTACGTCGTTGGTAGTAGGCGTGCCGCCTGAGAGATCGCCCTTCACACCTTTTTTCAGGTCTTTGAGGTGCATCAGTTTCCATCGGGTGGGGTATTTCAAAAGGAGCTTCGCAGGATCTTGTCCCGGGAAAGCGGTCCAGAGTACATCCATTTCGAAGTTGACGTATTCCGGGTTGGTGTTTTTAACAATATAATCGAACAGCGTGCCGTCCTCGTAAGGCACGAACTCGTAGCCGTGGTTATGGTAGGTAAGCGAAATGCCCGCTTCTTTGAGTTCTTTCCCCGCCTTGTTGAAATCTGCTACTGCCTTTTTTGCCGTTTCGAGGTTGAAATTGCCCTTTTCGTGAGGAATCCAGGCCACCATCACGTATTTGGCGCCAAGGATTTTCGCGTCTTTGATGGTCTGCGCGGTGCTTTCGCTCAGTTTCTTGTAATCGGCGCCGATGGAAACCATCGCGATACCGCGCTTGTCGAGCTGCTTCCGGAGTTCCTCCGTGGTCATCCCCGCGATGGGGCCGCCTTCCATTTCGGTAACACCAAGGGATTTGATGGTGTCCAGCGTAGCCTCGATGCCCTTGCCCCAGCTGCCACGGAATGTATAAGCCTGTAAGCCGATAGGAGCGGTGTACACCGGCTTGCCTTGCGCAAAGAGGTCGCCCGCGCCCGCCAGCAATGCGGTCGCCAGACAACTCAGACCGATTATTTTTTTCATTGTCATTGGGTTTGATTGTTTTAGATAGGTATTGCCAAAAGCGTTTTGGCGTGCCGGTCACCCGGTAAGCCGATCTTATTTTAAAGCAACGGCTGTGAACAATATACTAAAATCCGTCTGCCTTGATCTCCTTTTGACTCAGCTCTCCGTATTTCTTGACTTGCTCCCTGATTTCGGAAGCCTTGCCGATCAGCACAAATTGCAGTTTGTCTTTCGGAAAATAGCCAGCGATGATATCCTTCGCCTGCGCCACTGTCAGGCCATCTACTTTTGCCTGGAATGTATCGATAAAACTTTCGTCGAAATTGTACGTGAACATATCCGTAAGCAACCGTGCCAATGCGCCCGCGGATTCGTAGTCGGGGGGAAAATCGCCTTTCACGTACGCCTTCGCGGACGCGAGGATTTCTTCGTTAATACCCGTCTTATGCAGGCTGTCGAGCACGCTCAGCGCCATGTCGATCGCCGGAACCGTCGTGGAATTTTTGGTAAATGTGCTGATCCCGAATGTCCCGGCGTATTTGTAGCGTGTGAAACGGCTGCCCGCGCCGTAAGTAAGCCCCGAGTTCACACGCAGCGCATCATTCAGCCAGGAAGTAAACCGTCCGCCGAGAATCGTGTTTACGACCAATACAGGCACATAATCCGGTGAATTGTAGTCGATTCCCTTGCCTCCGATCATGAATGTGGTTTCCCGGGCGTCGTCTTTATTGACGAGCAGCACCCGGGCCTTGTCAAATTCCAGGTTGGGCGCCACGCGCTTCACCATGCGCGCAGGAGCGGTTTTCCAGTCGCTGAACAATGCGGTGACTTTCTTTTTCATATCCGCGATTTTGAAATCACCGACAACCGCGATCGCGCCTTTGCCGGTAGTATAGTTGCTTTGGTAAAATGCTTTCACAGCCGCTGCATCGATCTTTTCGACCGTCGACCTGGTACCCGCCGTAGGTGTGGCGTATGGGAAACTGCCGAACAGGAATGCATTGTAGTAGTTGCCGATCACCGAGCGCGGGCTTTCTCTGGCCTGGGCAAGTTCGAGCAGGGTGCGTTGCTTATGTTTGTCAAATTCGGTGACGTTGAAGACCGGGTACATAAGTATTTGTTGGATCAGTTCGAAAAGCTTTTCCTGATCTTTTGCCGCAAACGAAGCGGCAAGGCCCGCGTTATCTTTCGTAGCATATGTGGAAAGGTCCGCACCCACGTAATCGGTCATCTCCTCGATCTGCGCTTTGGTGTATTTCTGCGTGCCGAAAAGCAATGCATCGGCAGTAAGGCTGGCAAGGCCGTAACGCTCGCCGTCGTTGATCGAACCGGCATCGAATACGGCCGAAACGTTGACCAACGGGACCTCGTGCTGCTCCATCAGGTACACCGTCAACCCGTTTTTGAGTTTAAATTTTTCGTAGGGTGGTACTTTGAAGTTATTCTGTGCTTCGGCAGCCAATGTGCAAAAGGCCAGCATCAGCATTAAAACATTTTTCATTCCGATTTGAATTTGAATGGCTGTCATTTCGATTTTTCGGGAAGCAGGAAGCCCACGGTGCGGTTGCGCTCGTTGAAGTATTGGGCGGCAACGCGTTTAATGTCGGCTACGGTTACTTTCTTATAGTTTTCCGGTGCTTCGAACATCTTTTTATAATCACCAAAAAACACGTCGTACGTGCCGAGGCTGTTGGCTTTTCCATTGATGGTTTCGAGCGTATGGTAAAATTCCATCAGCTTCTGATTCTTCACTTTCTGTAATTCGGCGTCGGTCACGCCGTTTTGTATGATCATATCGATTTGTTTTTCAATGGCATTTTCAAGGTCCTGCGCCGAAACGTTGTCGCCGGCCACGCCGAAAACGACGAACAATGTCGGATCGAAGCCATTGTCGAGCCCCGTGGAGACGCTGGATGCAATAGTGGTATCCATCACGAGCGATTTTACCAGCCGCGAGGAATTGCCCGAGCTTAACAGGCTGCTGAACAGGTCCAGGGCGTAGTAATCGGGGTGGGCGGTTTCGGGGACGTGGTATGCGAGGATGATATTCGGCGTGGTGATGTCTTTGTAGGTCGTCACGCGGCGTTCGCCGTTCTGCGGGGGCTCCACGGTACGGATTTTCGGCGGCAGGCCGCGTGCAGGCAGCGGCGCCATGTACTGGTCGGCCAATTTTTTTACTTCATCAAACTTAATATCACCCACCACCACGACGGTCGCATTGTTGGGCGAATAGTAGGTTTTAAAGTAGTTCTCGAGGTCGGATTGCGTCCAGCTTTTAATGTCGGATTCGAAACCGATTACCGGAAACATGTAGGGATGCTCCTGGAATGCCACGGACTGTACCAGCTCGCCGATGAGCCGGTAGTTGCTGTTTTCCAGCCCGGTACTGCGTTCCGAAAGTACTACGCCACGCTCGCTTTCCACCATTTTAGGGTCGATCGTGAGGTGGCCGATGCGGTCGGATTCGAGTTTGAAGATCGTTTCCAATGCATCTTTCTGGAACCAGTCGGTGTAGACGGTCACATTTTCCGTAGTGTAGGCATTGTTGGAGCCCCCATTGGCTTCCATCACGCGGTCGAATTGCTTCGGGCCGTAGTTTTTGGAACCGTTGAACATCATGTGTTCGAAGAAGTGGGACAGGCCGGTAATGCCGTGAACCTCGTTCCGCGAGCCGACCTTCCAGAAGAGGTACATATTGGCGGTAGGGATCGAATGGTCTTCCAGAACGAGGAATTTCATGCCGTTGGCCAGCGTGAAAGTTTTCACGTCCTCCGGCCGGGTTTGCGCATGCGTATCGCCGAGGCCTGCCAACGCGGCCGCAGCGAGTAAAATTTTTCGGAGCTTCATGAAGCAGGGATTGTTAATGAATGTGTAATGATAATGAAAATGCCCGACTGCCCGAAACGGATCAAATGATAAACTTAAATGGATGTCCAGGCGGTACTAGTTACCCTGCGAAACGCTATTTTTGACGCGTTGTTAAACCAATATTCGTACCACCGATGAAAAACTATCTTCTTCCCTTACTGGCGCTCCTGGCACTCAACGGAGTAGCCGGTACGCCGCCCGACCAGCCCGTTAAAAAGCAGCGGTTTAAAGTAATGACCTACAATATCCACCATTGTAACCCGCCGTCGGCCGGCGACAAGATCGACGTGGAAGCCATCGCGAGAGTAATTAATGCCGAAAAGCCTGATTTCGTGGCTTTGCAGGAAGTGGACGTGAATACCGAACGTTCGGGAAAAGGCAAGAACCAGGCGCAGCAGCTGGCACAGCTCACGGGCATGAAATTCTATTTTTCCAAAGCCATCGATCACCAGGGCGGCGACTACGGTGTGGCCGTACTTACAAAATTCCCGATCGTCGATTCGGCACGTTACGCATTGCCGATCCGCCCCGAATTGAAGGAAGAAGACCGTACGATCGCGGCGGTAACCGTAAAATTGCCGGATAGCCGCAAACTGATCTTTGCCAGCACGCATTTGGGCCTGAAAGAGCCGAATCGTCTGTTGCAGGCTGAAACGATTTTGAAGTATTTCGGCAACACGGAACTGCCCATGATCCTGGGCGGCGATTTCAACGCGACCCCCGATAGCCCGGTGATTGCTTATTTCGACAAATATTTCACCCGCTCCTGCTCCGATTGCAAGCCGACCATTCCGGTAGAAGTTCCTGAAAAGACCATCGATTTCATCATGCACAAGCAGGGCTCGCAGCTCAAAAGCGCCAACACGAAAGTGATCGACGAGAAATACGCCTCCGATCACCTGCCGGTAACTGCCGAGTTTACATTAGACTGATATTTTCCTTGACCCAGTTGACCCGCACAATGCGGCTTTGCACGCCGTGCTCCGCGAAGAAATGTTGCCAATGCAACTGCCGCGACGAAAGGTGGTCGGTAGGGGACTTGATTTCGATGAATGCGTACTCATCGTCGTTCCAAACGAGCAGATCGGGGAAGCCGCGGGTGTTTTCACGGAGGTTCAACGCCATTTCGAGCATGATTTTGTGGATCTTTTCGGGGCTAAGGAGCGAAGTAAGGGTTAATACCTTCTCCAATGCGCCCTCGTACCACGGCACGAGCACATTGGTAATGCCGTATTTATCTGTAAAAGTCTGCGTAACAAGCTCGTCGATAATTTCCCGTGAATGTGCGGCGGCGAGTCGTTCTTTTAGCTGGTCCGACCGTCTGAAATAGAAATCGGGCAGGAAGAAGTCCGACGGAATGCGTTGCAACGGATTGTGGATCGTCTGGACATTGGTATCATAAATAATATCCCAGAACAGCAATCCGAACAATGCCCGCCACGGCTCGTTCTCGCTGAAAAACGCATTATAACCCTGCTCCTGGTAGTAAGCGATCGCACCGAATTCCACCTGGAACCGATAGGAAATCGGCACCTCGATGGCCTCGGCGGCTTTCAAAGCCCGGGTCGTCCGTTTGACGATCCGGGCCTTTTTTGTTTTTGATCTTCTCATAAAAATCGAGGCTGAAAAAGCGCTCGTCGGCATTTTGCGGGCTTTCGGCGATTTCCTCGCACAAGGCCAGCGCCTCGTCGATTTCGCCCAGGTTATAAAGCAATCGCACGCGCCGCTCGCGGGCGGGCGCGTCGTTGGTGAGCTGGTAAATGGTCAGCGCCTGTGACAGCATTTTTTTGCGTTCCAGCCAGGCACTTACTTTCAGTATAAATGAATTGAACGATGGCAATGCCTTGTGACTCAGTCCGGTGCCGCTGGCTGTATGCCAGTTCATAAACCAGTCGTAAATCTCCTCCGGCGGCAGGTCGTGCTTGATCACATCGAAAGTCTCTTTCATCAGGGAAACCATCAACGTGTCGTCGGCATCCTTCCGGGTGTCGAACTGGATGGAGAGGTATTGCTCGTCGAACGACTGAAACCGAACGTGTCCCAGGTCGCGGACGACGAATTCGGTCATGTCGGCATAGCGGTTACCGAAAAACAGGAATTTCATCAGCATTACCTCCGCCTCGAATGATACTTTCACCACCGGTTCCATTTGCCCGATCACCCCGCAGAGCACCGCGAAATCATATTCGTACAGCAGCCAACGCACCAGATCCGGTTTTTTGATGCTTTTGGAGGGCATGATCTCCGGTTCGAGCAGCCTCGTAATTTCCAGTAATTCCGGTTTGGTAAAAAGGTCGATCACCTCCGCGAGCCTACTTTCATGCGCTTCGCAGAGCGTTTCGATGAAGTTGCGTTCGAGCAGCTCGGTAAGTACCGCGGGCATATCCCCGATTTCGGAATAGGAAAGACTATTCGTCCGGAAGAACGATTTCCGCCGGTTGCTGAACCGGATGAAAAGGCATTGGGCGTCTTCGGAGAGGGATTCGTAGTTGTCCAGAAATTCGAGTTCGGGCTCGTGCAGGATGTGCGCGTAGCGCTTGCGTACGAAGGCGAGCACGTAATTGAAATAATCCAGATAATACTTGGGGGGGGAGGTCCGTGGGAAACACCTGTTCCTGGGCGAACGGACCGGTCGACTCGGCGGACAAAACGGTTACTTTTTAGTTGATGAAGAAATAAAGTTACCGAAATTAAAAGAAATGAGCGAATGGCTGATGGAATAACCGAATGATTGAATGAGTGAATGGGCCGCGGTGGAACGGTGAATGAGCCGCGGTGGAACCGTGAATGGGTGAGTGGGTGCTTTTTTGGGTTGAAGTTTGGCCCGCAAAAAGCGGGGGACGGGCAGGTGCGGGATAGTTATATTAAAATTTGGTTAAATCCTGATTTTATAGAAAAATGAAAGGTAAAAATTGGATTATAGCTATTATGCGTGCCGCCTTTTCGGAAAAGCATAGTATATAATTAAGAAATTGATTTACATTTGCTACCTATGGAAAACAATTTTACCTGCCCATGACAACATTAGATTCTTATGATTTTTCAGGGAAAAAGGCCCTGGTACGCGTGGATTTCAATGTCCCGCTTAATGAAAAATTTGAGATCACGGACGATACCCGTATCCGTGCGACCATTCCTACAATCAGCAAGATTCTTAATGACGGCGGTTCCGTCATTTTAATGTCACACCTGGGTCGCCCCAAGGACGGTCCTGTCGAAAAATATTCCCTGAAACACCTGGTAAACCCGCTTTCGCTCATCCTGGGCAAAACTGTGAAGTTTGCCGACGATTGCATTGGAGAAAGCGCGAAAGAGCTTGCCGCTGCATTGCAGCCGGGGGAAGTTTTGTTGCTCGAAA harbors:
- a CDS encoding pitrilysin family protein encodes the protein MKLRKILLAAAALAGLGDTHAQTRPEDVKTFTLANGMKFLVLEDHSIPTANMYLFWKVGSRNEVHGITGLSHFFEHMMFNGSKNYGPKQFDRVMEANGGSNNAYTTENVTVYTDWFQKDALETIFKLESDRIGHLTIDPKMVESERGVVLSERSTGLENSNYRLIGELVQSVAFQEHPYMFPVIGFESDIKSWTQSDLENYFKTYYSPNNATVVVVGDIKFDEVKKLADQYMAPLPARGLPPKIRTVEPPQNGERRVTTYKDITTPNIILAYHVPETAHPDYYALDLFSSLLSSGNSSRLVKSLVMDTTIASSVSTGLDNGFDPTLFVVFGVAGDNVSAQDLENAIEKQIDMIIQNGVTDAELQKVKNQKLMEFYHTLETINGKANSLGTYDVFFGDYKKMFEAPENYKKVTVADIKRVAAQYFNERNRTVGFLLPEKSK
- a CDS encoding endonuclease/exonuclease/phosphatase family protein; the encoded protein is MKNYLLPLLALLALNGVAGTPPDQPVKKQRFKVMTYNIHHCNPPSAGDKIDVEAIARVINAEKPDFVALQEVDVNTERSGKGKNQAQQLAQLTGMKFYFSKAIDHQGGDYGVAVLTKFPIVDSARYALPIRPELKEEDRTIAAVTVKLPDSRKLIFASTHLGLKEPNRLLQAETILKYFGNTELPMILGGDFNATPDSPVIAYFDKYFTRSCSDCKPTIPVEVPEKTIDFIMHKQGSQLKSANTKVIDEKYASDHLPVTAEFTLD
- a CDS encoding VRR-NUC domain-containing protein; translated protein: MKAAEAIEVPISYRFQVEFGAIAYYQEQGYNAFFSENEPWRALFGLLFWDIIYDTNVQTIHNPLQRIPSDFFLPDFYFRRSDQLKERLAAAHSREIIDELVTQTFTDKYGITNVLVPWYEGALEKVLTLTSLLSPEKIHKIMLEMALNLRENTRGFPDLLVWNDDEYAFIEIKSPTDHLSSRQLHWQHFFAEHGVQSRIVRVNWVKENISLM